Proteins encoded in a region of the Ptychodera flava strain L36383 chromosome 4, AS_Pfla_20210202, whole genome shotgun sequence genome:
- the LOC139130426 gene encoding uncharacterized protein: MLPRLLRSTLTTLFSLIIATLLPFSESAECFGNGTLATKKVMFESSCGWSYLAVSKPIPNLSAFTICVWIRSSDASENGTIFSYATMTSTDELGLYLENGDLILVVKSQVVTGANAGIYDGVWHIVCAKWKSDAGRWALLVDAQPLVGGAPFAMALMIEEGGTAFIGQGQGVLGGGFSRSRCFSGDMANFNLWSNALGGPDLRDISQNCLGDLNCGDVISWNDFKSTDLTNAVLLVSDTCGNSAPLCRTSIHLRKDYQGEFVGNVITLPSENSAMDCARRCAKMSTCRSIDYSKEQQVCQLSRGSVGNTPDMVQYEDSVRYEVVNTLNEASANPCANQPCNPGEICQATCEAYDCVPPVPTCADCTNPGTPLNGQQSGGFQHGDTVTFSCDVGYTLDGASSTDCSDGSWTDPLPLCRSFPDCGAVLAFGFISDGIYYIKPAGLAAPVQVFCDMTTDGGGWTVIQNRVNKTVNFKREWQEYKDGFGVLGWGYWFGNDNIHHLTAQNTYILRVDVVDFSDNLIWGKYDTFSIGNEASLYTMTIGSQLDGNEADQITYHNGQPFSTVDSDNDNNEALNCAEEFMSAWWYKKGIVQSTNIVCYSSDLNKPFIQNCPLDEGVRYGNGIGGISHCARKTSMKVKA; this comes from the exons AAAGTGCGGAATGCTTTGGAAATGGTACACTCGCCACGAAGAAGGTTATGTTCGAGAGTTCGTGTGGCTGGAGCTACTTGGCCGTTTCTAAACCCATACCAAACTTATCCGCATTCACGATCTGTGTTTGGATAAGGAGTTCGGATGCGTCAGAAAACGGCACCATCTTCAGCTATGCGACGATGACTTCGACTGATGAATTGGGCCTCTACCTTGAAAACGGTGACCTTATCTTGGTGGTGAAATCTCAAGTTGTGACTGGTGCAAATGCAGGCATATACGACGGTGTATGGCACATTGTGTGCGCGAAATGGAAGTCCGATGCGGGACGCTGGGCATTGTTGGTAGATGCACAACCGCTAGTCGGGGGCGCGCCATTTGCTATGGCTTTGATGATCGAAGAGGGTGGAACTGCTTTCATTGGACAAGGGCAGGGGGTACTAGGTGGTGGATTTTCAAGAAGTCGTTGCTTCAGTGGTGACATGGCAAACTTCAACTTGTGGTCAAATGCTCTGGGTGGTCCTGATTTGCGG gacatttcacaaaattgtcTCGGTGACCTAAATTGTGGTGACGTCATTTCCTGGAATGATTTCAAATCGACAGATCTGACAAATGCTGTATTACTAGTTTCAGATACATGTG GTAATTCTGCGCCTCTATGTAGAACTTCGATACACTTACGGAAAGACTATCAAGGCGAGTTCGTTGGTAACGTCATCACTTTACCGAGTGAGAATTCCGCCATGGATTGTGCTCGTAGATGTGCTAAAATGAGCACGTGTCGGTCAATCGATTACAGCAAGGAGCAACAAGTCTGTCAGCTTAGCAGAGGCAGTGTAGGAAACACACCGGACATGGTACAGTATGAAGATTCTGTTCGTTACGAAGTTGTGAATACTCTTAACGAG GCCTCTGCCAATCCCTGTGCCAACCAACCATGCAATCCTGGAGAAATATGCCAAGCAACTTGTGAAGCATACGATTGTGTCCCACCAGTTCCTACATGTG ctGACTGTACGAACCCTGGTACGCCACTCAATGGTCAACAGTCAGGCGGGTTTCAACATGGCGATACCGTAACCTTCAGTTGTGACGTCGGCTACACATTGGACGGTGCTAGCAGTACTGACTGTAGTGATGGTTCATGGACTGACCCCTTGCCACTGTGCAGAA GTTTTCCAGATTGTGGTGCAGTTCTTGCATTCGGGTTCATATCAGATGGTATTTATTACATTAAACCAGCGGGCCTGGCAGCACCTGTCCAGGTGTTCTGTGACATGACGACGGATGGTGGAGGCTGGACGGTGATACAAAACCGCGTAAACAAAACGGTTAACTTCAAAAGAGAATGGCAAGAATACAAAGACGGCTTTGGAGTGCTGGGCTGGGGTTACTGGTTTGGCAACGACAACATACACCACCTAACGGCACAGAATACCTACATCCTTCGGGTAGACGTCGTTGACTTCTCTGACAACCTTATTTGGGGAAAATATGACACATTTTCAATTGGCAATGAGGCGTCTCTCTACACTATGACAATCGGGAGTCAGCTTGATGGAAACGAGGCTGATCAGATTACGTATCACAACGGCCAGCCATTTTCTACCGTCGACAGTGACAACGATAACAACGAAGCTCTCAACTGTGCCGAAGAATTCATGTCGGCCTGGTGGTACAAGAAAGGTATTGTTCAGTCCACAAACATCGTCTGTTACTCATCAGACCTGAATAAGCCGTTTATTCAGAATTGTCCCTTGGATGAAGGTGTAAGATATGGAAATGGTATTGGGGGCATCAGCCACTGCGCACGTAAGACAAGTATGAAGGTCAAGGCATGA